The following proteins are co-located in the Telopea speciosissima isolate NSW1024214 ecotype Mountain lineage chromosome 9, Tspe_v1, whole genome shotgun sequence genome:
- the LOC122640949 gene encoding pentatricopeptide repeat-containing protein At5g15010, mitochondrial: MWSIRRKSNPALLSLLISTGSLHLNSWSSNTTQLVNSISSSKLMLSTPIPSVNPLNPHFIGQSSFFSSSSVFQTPTTSPMVEPVIDYETGEEDDGEDDIQPGQVDIKDGNLKRNVETIMGILQNFRSSGPDAKHKLDQCGVVASSELVMEVLSRIRNDWEAAFTFFLWTGKQSPDYVHSVQEYHAMISILGKMRRFDTAWALIDEMRGGRNGPSLVTPNTLLIMIRRYCAVHDVGKAINTFYALKRFKFNIGIKEFQDLLCALCRYKNVEDAEHFLFCNEKVFPFDTKSFNIILNGWCNIVVNLREAKRFWKEMDRRGISRDAISYSSMISCYSKASNLVDVLKLFNQMKELGIAPDRKVYNAVIYALAKGKLVKEAHNLMKTMEEKGFIPNVVTYNSLIKPLCKARRTVEAKVIFDEMLQKALSPSIRTYHAFFGILRTGEEVFELLDKMKKLGCNPTNDTYIMLIRKFCRWRQFENVFKLWQDMSENGVNPDRSSYIVLIHGLFLNGKLEEAFTYYEEMKDKGFLPEPKTDEMLQSWLSGKQTAGRPMPDLKGNLVDYGPSSKNTRGTSAIGHERDFRKQPETRRVVHERGFSFWE; the protein is encoded by the coding sequence ATGTGGAGCATAAGAAGAAAATCAAACCCAGCGTTACTCTCTCTTCTCATCTCAACTGGCTCGCTGCATCTCAATTCATGGAGTTCTAATACAACCCAATTGGTGAACTCCATCAGTTCTTCCAAATTGATGCTTTCCACTCCTATCCCTTCCGTGAATCCTCTTAACCCACATTTCATTGGTCAGAGCTCTTTTTTTTCCAGCTCTTCTGTGTTTCAAACCCCAACAACAAGCCCTATGGTTGAACCAGTTATTGATTATGAAacaggggaagaagatgatggtgaagaTGACATCCAACCTGGACAAGTGGATATCAAAGATGGGAACTTGAAGCGAAATGTTGAGACAATCATGGGTATTCTGCAGAATTTCAGAAGCAGTGGCCCTGATGCCAAGCACAAGCTCGATCAATGTGGGGTAGTTGCCTCATCTGAACTGGTCATGGAGGTTCTCTCTAGGATTCGGAACGATTGGGAGGCAGCCTTCACCTTTTTCTTATGGACTGGGAAGCAGAGCCCTGATTATGTCCACTCTGTACAGGAATACCACGCCATGATCTCAATTCTGGGGAAGATGAGGAGATTTGATACTGCTTGGGCCCTCATTGATGAGATGAGGGGAGGCAGGAATGGACCTTCACTGGTTACTCCGAACACTCTCTTGATCATGATCAGGAGATACTGTGCTGTTCATGATGTGGGTAAGGCAATCAACACATTCTATGCTCTGAAAAGGTTTAAGTTCAATATTGGGATTAAAGAATTCCAAGACCTTCTCTGTGCTTTATGTCGGTATAAGAATGTAGAAGATGCTGAACACTTTCTTTTCTGCAATGAGAAGGTGTTCCCATTTGATACTAAAAGTTTCAATATCATACTTAATGGGTGGTGTAACATTGTTGTTAATCTGCGCGAGGCAAAGAGGTTCTGGAAAGAGATGGATAGAAGAGGGATTTCCCGTGATGCCATCTCGTATTCTAGTATGATATCTTGCTACTCAAAAGCCAGTAATCTTGTTGATGTTCTGAAATTGTTTAACCAGATGAAGGAATTGGGAATTGCTCCAGACAGGAAGGTTTACAATGCAGTCATTTATGCTCTTGCAAAAGGGAAGCTTGTAAAAGAGGCCCATAATCTTATGAAGACAATGGAAGAGAAGGGTTTCATCCCAAATGTCGTTACTTACAACTCACTAATCAAGCCTCTCTGCAAGGCCCGCCGAACTGTTGAAGCCAAAGTGATCTTTGATGAGATGCTGCAGAAGGCTCTATCACCTTCAATTAGGACCTATCATGCATTTTTTGGTATTCTTAGGACTGGAGAAGAGGTGTTTGAGCTATTGGACAAGATGAAAAAATTGGGTTGTAACCCAACTAATGACACATACATCATGTTGATTAGAAAATTTTGTCGGTGGCGTCAGTTTGAAAATGTCTTCAAGCTGTGGCAGGATATGTCTGAGAATGGAGTGAACCCTGACCGGAGTTCATATATTGTTCTAATACATGGGCTTTTTCTCAATGGGAAGTTGGAAGAAGCCTTCACCTATTATGAAGAGATGAAAGATAAAGGGTTTTTACCGGAACCAAAGACTGATGAGATGCTTCAGTCTTGGTTGTCTGGTAAGCAAACTGCAGGTCGACCAATGCCAGATTTGAAGGGGAATCTGGTGGATTATGGTCCCTCAAGCAAGAACACCAGAGGCACCTCTGCCATTGGTCATGAAAGAGATTTTCGCAAACAGCCTGAAACTAGAAGGGTTGTGCACGAGAGGGGATTCTCATTTTGGGAGTAG